A window of Pseudomonadota bacterium genomic DNA:
TTGTCGAGCACGGTCTTTTCACCAAACCGCTTAGTGATGTTTCTGAATTCTATTAAAGGTGTTATCTCCATAAAATCCTTACATAAGAAATGACGTTACTACATAATCAGCAATCAGAATCATTACACATGAAAGCACAACAGCCGAGATAGTGGCAAGGCCTACCGACTTTGATCCATAACCATCGGTCCGCATATGGCAGAAATAGCCCTGAAAACAGCAGACGCAGGAGACAATGACAGCGAAAACCAGGGCTTTTATAAACCCACCCCTGACATCCACCATATCGAGGGAAGATTGCACACGGTAAAAATATGTGCCTCCGCTCGTCCCCAACAGGAGAACACCGGTTATATATCCCCCTATGATCCCGATGAGGTCAAAAAAGGCAGTGAGCAGGGGAAAACTGATGATTGATGCGGCGATCCTCGGGCTGATAAGATACCGCACAGGATCAATCCGCATGGTATACAGGGCATCGATTTGCTCTGATATACGAAGGATCCCGATCTCCGCAGCCATCCCGGAACCGGCACGTGCAGTGATCATGACTGCCGTGAGGACCGGCCCCATTTCCCTGATAAGCGAGAGGGATACGGCAGATCCGAGCGCCCCTACAGAGCCGAACTTTACCAGAGTATGAAAAAGCTGCAAACCGAGCACCATACCCGTGAAAAGACCCACCA
This region includes:
- a CDS encoding ABC transporter permease, producing the protein MRKEKSEHVKGTGSPQWNNPLALLFPAIGKRTISLVGNLGAMVVFFSLAFINIFRRKQFREIVNQVYYIGATSSLIVMLVGLFTGMVLGLQLFHTLVKFGSVGALGSAVSLSLIREMGPVLTAVMITARAGSGMAAEIGILRISEQIDALYTMRIDPVRYLISPRIAASIISFPLLTAFFDLIGIIGGYITGVLLLGTSGGTYFYRVQSSLDMVDVRGGFIKALVFAVIVSCVCCFQGYFCHMRTDGYGSKSVGLATISAVVLSCVMILIADYVVTSFLM